In Leptospira ellinghausenii, the following proteins share a genomic window:
- a CDS encoding response regulator: MHFIMAIENDPNSSQDLENIFLGLRQRVVITKFSQTVQEYVKSSNPDIILMGLTFKDKKELEFILELRRDVITHNIPILAMIPKEDTNFIANHKKLGFTDFIVKPLAKQSLLDRIHSHIEEYKFSESSKTRDNVSFVVVDRGQDRVLFQCRANLKRYVFPEFKKIFTLNFLKSIHTERICFDVRVVPELGKEEVEVFERVIKIFQNHEKVIFIAGRHMGAFIEHSTDDEKMLVFMAPNEFDEYVKMEELKKEELRKKEKKEKFTKDSNKGPSQNNPVPPTNLGDVKIEINTNPEANPATNLNESNPTENLQSPKEKETSDPIPGPEQAENSK, encoded by the coding sequence ATGCATTTTATCATGGCAATTGAAAACGATCCAAATTCTTCCCAAGATTTGGAAAACATCTTTCTTGGATTAAGACAAAGAGTTGTCATTACAAAGTTTTCCCAAACTGTCCAAGAGTATGTAAAATCTTCAAATCCAGACATCATTCTCATGGGTTTGACCTTCAAAGATAAAAAAGAATTAGAATTCATCTTGGAATTACGGCGTGATGTTATCACTCATAACATTCCAATATTAGCAATGATCCCAAAGGAAGATACAAACTTCATTGCTAATCATAAAAAACTTGGATTTACTGACTTTATTGTAAAACCGTTAGCCAAACAATCTTTACTCGATAGAATCCATTCTCATATCGAAGAATATAAGTTTAGTGAATCTTCAAAAACTCGTGACAATGTATCCTTTGTAGTTGTTGACCGTGGACAGGATCGTGTTTTATTCCAATGCCGTGCGAATCTAAAAAGATATGTTTTTCCCGAATTTAAAAAAATATTCACACTCAATTTTTTAAAATCCATTCACACTGAAAGAATCTGTTTTGATGTTCGTGTAGTTCCTGAGCTTGGAAAAGAAGAAGTAGAAGTTTTTGAACGTGTAATTAAAATTTTTCAGAATCATGAGAAGGTAATCTTCATAGCAGGCCGACATATGGGAGCCTTCATTGAACATTCAACTGATGATGAAAAAATGTTGGTTTTTATGGCTCCAAACGAATTCGATGAATACGTTAAAATGGAAGAATTAAAAAAGGAAGAACTTCGTAAAAAAGAGAAAAAGGAAAAATTTACAAAAGACTCAAACAAAGGACCAAGTCAAAACAATCCTGTTCCTCCAACTAATTTAGGTGATGTGAAGATTGAAATTAACACCAATCCTGAAGCAAATCCAGCAACAAATTTGAACGAATCTAATCCTACAGAAAATCTTCAATCTCCAAAAGAAAAAGAAACTTCGGATCCAATTCCTGGGCCGGAACAAGCGGAAAATTCAAAATAG
- a CDS encoding enoyl-CoA hydratase/isomerase family protein, translated as MNYKREVIDLPNGKGEIIRFQMNEQNSLTGQNMRDLGEILKEIKADPTKRGVILGTDNPKFFCNGLDAENLLSTPRNKLIDEVGGIVILFGEMVQFDKPLITEVTGYAMGGGAVITVASDFKYMLDGKCRIGFTEVNVGLPLPASFIDRIKMCVEPRYWAEVCLEGTIYKAPEAKKIGLIDEIASSQEEVRKLSLKKLEALAKVPSSAYRATKNTLNAALLRNLEQYKIDTTKSFEQPGVVENLLEAMTALKEKRRPVFQ; from the coding sequence ATGAACTACAAACGAGAAGTAATCGATCTACCAAATGGCAAAGGAGAAATCATTCGTTTTCAAATGAATGAACAAAACTCTTTAACTGGCCAAAACATGCGTGATCTTGGTGAGATTTTAAAAGAAATCAAAGCAGATCCAACCAAACGAGGTGTGATTTTAGGAACAGACAATCCGAAGTTTTTTTGCAATGGATTAGATGCAGAAAATCTACTCTCAACACCTAGAAACAAACTGATTGATGAAGTTGGCGGCATTGTCATTTTATTTGGTGAGATGGTTCAATTTGATAAACCACTCATTACTGAAGTAACAGGTTATGCTATGGGTGGTGGTGCGGTGATTACAGTTGCATCAGACTTCAAATATATGTTAGATGGAAAATGTCGTATTGGATTTACAGAAGTGAATGTAGGTCTACCACTTCCAGCAAGTTTTATTGATCGAATCAAAATGTGTGTGGAACCAAGGTATTGGGCAGAAGTCTGTTTAGAAGGAACGATCTACAAAGCACCTGAAGCTAAAAAAATTGGTTTGATTGATGAGATTGCTTCTTCTCAAGAAGAAGTAAGAAAACTATCACTTAAAAAGTTAGAGGCACTTGCAAAAGTTCCTTCGTCTGCATACCGTGCGACAAAAAATACTCTCAACGCCGCTCTACTTCGAAATTTGGAACAGTATAAAATTGACACGACCAAATCTTTTGAACAACCAGGAGTTGTAGAAAATCTACTAGAAGCAATGACTGCATTAAAGGAAAAAAGAAGACCTGTTTTCCAATAA